One Grus americana isolate bGruAme1 chromosome Z, bGruAme1.mat, whole genome shotgun sequence DNA window includes the following coding sequences:
- the MCCC2 gene encoding methylcrotonoyl-CoA carboxylase beta chain, mitochondrial isoform X1 gives MLLSPARLLGPWRLLRRAAAASPARAYRGEAVAAVGSRPDAGSALYQENYERMKALVTELQEQAEKIKLGGGEKARKLHTSRGKLLPRERIDRLIDPGSPFLEFSQFAGYQLYGNEEVPAGGIITGIGRVSGVECLIVANDATVKGGTYYPITVKKHLRAQEIAMQNHLPCLYLVDSGGANLPRQAEVFPDRDHFGRIFYNQAVMSSQGIPQIAVVMGSCTAGGAYVPAMADESIIVGKQGTIFLGGPPLVKAATGEEVSAEDLGGADLHCRKSGVTDHYALDDNHALHLARKAVRSLNLQKKVDVTIEPSEEPLFPADEIYGIVGDQLKRNFDVKEVIARIVDGSKFDEFKALYGDTLITGFARIFGYPVGIIGNNGVLFSESAKKGTHFIQLCCQRNIPIVFLQNITGFMVGREYEAGGIAKDGAKMVTAVACANVPKITVIIGGSYGAGNYGMCGRAYSPRFLYVWPNARISVMGGEQAATVLATIAKDQKAREGKQLSEADEAALKEPIIRRFEEEGNPYYSSARLWDDGIIDPADTRLVLGLSLSAALNAPMKKTEFGVFRM, from the exons GAAAACTATGAACGAATGAAAGCACTAGTAACTGAACTCCaagagcaagcagaaaaaatCAAATTGG GAGGTGGAGAAAAAGCTCGTAAGCTTCACACATCAAGAGGAAAGCTGTTACCCAGAGAGAGAATTGACAGGCTTATTGATCCTGG GTCTCCGTTCCTGGAGTTCTCCCAGTTTGCAGGTTACCAGTTGTATGGTAATGAAGAGGTACCAGCAGGAGGCATTATCACAGGCATTGGACGAGTATCTGG ggtggAATGCTTGATTGTTGCTAATGATGCAACTGTCAAAGGTGGTACCTATTATCCCATCACTGTTAAGAAACATTTACGTGCTCAAGAAATTGCAATGCAAAATCATCTCCCTTGCCTTTATTTGG TTGATTCAGGAGGAGCAAATTTACCTCGGCAAGCAGAAGTATTTCCAGATCGAGATCATTTTGGCCGTATTTTCTATAATCAGGCAGTCATGTCTTCACAAGGAATTCCACAG ATAGCAGTAGTAATGGGATCCTGCACAGCAGGAGGGGCATACGTACCTGCGATGGCTGATGAAAGTATTATTGTTGGCAAACAGGGAACAATATTCCTGGGAGGGCCACCACTG GTTAAAGCAGCAACAGGTGAAGAGGTATCAGCAGAGGATCTTGGAGGGGCAGATCTTCACTGCAg AAAATCTGGTGTAACAGATCATTATGCTTTGGATGACAATCATGCACTTCATCTAGCAAGGAAAGCTGTAAGAAGTTTAAATCTCCAAAAGAAAGTAGAT GTGACTATAGAACCATCAGAAGAGCCTTTATTTCCTGCTGATGAAATATATGGAATAGTGGGCGACCAGCTAAAAAGAAACTTTGATGTCAAAGAG gTCATTGCTAGAATTGTAGACGGAAGTAAATTTGATGAATTCAAAGCCTTGTATGGGGATACTTTAATTACAG GATTTGCAAGAATATTTGGTTATCCGGTAGGAATTATTGGAAACAATGGCGTTCTTTTCTCAGAGTCAgcaaaaaag ggTACACATTTTATCCAGTTGTGTTGCCAGAGAAATATTCCCATTGTGTTTTTGCAGAATATTACAG GTTTCATGGTTGGTAGAGAATATGAAGCTGGAGGGATAGCAAAAGATGGTGCCAAGATGGTAACTGCTGTAGCTTGTGCCAATGTACCTAAAATAACAGTGATTATTGGTGGTTCTTACGGAGCTGGAAACTATGGGATGTGTGGAAGAGCATATAG tccAAGATTTCTTTATGTGTGGCCAAATGCTCGCATATCGGTGATGGGAGGGGAACAAGCTGCAACCGTTCTAGCTACAATAGCTAAGGACCAAAAAGCAAGGGAGGGAAAACAG TTATCTGAGGCAGATGAAGCAGCTTTAAAGGAGCCGATCATTAGGAGGTTCGAGGAGGAAGGAAACCCTTATTACTCAAGTGCAAG atTATGGGATGATGGAATTATTGATCCAGCTGACACAAGACTGGTTTTGGGCCTCAGTCTCAGTGCAGCGTTAAATGCACCTATGAAGAAGACAGAATTTGGGGTTTTCAGGATGTAA
- the MCCC2 gene encoding methylcrotonoyl-CoA carboxylase beta chain, mitochondrial isoform X2: MLLSPARLLGPWRLLRRAAAASPARAYRGEAVAAVGSRPDAGSALYQENYERMKALVTELQEQAEKIKLGGGEKARKLHTSRGKLLPRERIDRLIDPGSPFLEFSQFAGYQLYGNEEVPAGGIITGIGRVSGVECLIVANDATVKGGTYYPITVKKHLRAQEIAMQNHLPCLYLVDSGGANLPRQAEVFPDRDHFGRIFYNQAVMSSQGIPQIAVVMGSCTAGGAYVPAMADESIIVGKQGTIFLGGPPLVKAATGEEVSAEDLGGADLHCRKSGVTDHYALDDNHALHLARKAVRSLNLQKKVDVTIEPSEEPLFPADEIYGIVGDQLKRNFDVKEVIARIVDGSKFDEFKALYGDTLITGFARIFGYPVGIIGNNGVLFSESAKKGTHFIQLCCQRNIPIVFLQNITGFMVGREYEAGGIAKDGAKMVTAVACANVPKITVIIGGSYGAGNYGMCGRAYSPRFLYVWPNARISVMGGEQAATVLATIAKDQKAREGKQIITSAQEEQPGILPGLGV; this comes from the exons GAAAACTATGAACGAATGAAAGCACTAGTAACTGAACTCCaagagcaagcagaaaaaatCAAATTGG GAGGTGGAGAAAAAGCTCGTAAGCTTCACACATCAAGAGGAAAGCTGTTACCCAGAGAGAGAATTGACAGGCTTATTGATCCTGG GTCTCCGTTCCTGGAGTTCTCCCAGTTTGCAGGTTACCAGTTGTATGGTAATGAAGAGGTACCAGCAGGAGGCATTATCACAGGCATTGGACGAGTATCTGG ggtggAATGCTTGATTGTTGCTAATGATGCAACTGTCAAAGGTGGTACCTATTATCCCATCACTGTTAAGAAACATTTACGTGCTCAAGAAATTGCAATGCAAAATCATCTCCCTTGCCTTTATTTGG TTGATTCAGGAGGAGCAAATTTACCTCGGCAAGCAGAAGTATTTCCAGATCGAGATCATTTTGGCCGTATTTTCTATAATCAGGCAGTCATGTCTTCACAAGGAATTCCACAG ATAGCAGTAGTAATGGGATCCTGCACAGCAGGAGGGGCATACGTACCTGCGATGGCTGATGAAAGTATTATTGTTGGCAAACAGGGAACAATATTCCTGGGAGGGCCACCACTG GTTAAAGCAGCAACAGGTGAAGAGGTATCAGCAGAGGATCTTGGAGGGGCAGATCTTCACTGCAg AAAATCTGGTGTAACAGATCATTATGCTTTGGATGACAATCATGCACTTCATCTAGCAAGGAAAGCTGTAAGAAGTTTAAATCTCCAAAAGAAAGTAGAT GTGACTATAGAACCATCAGAAGAGCCTTTATTTCCTGCTGATGAAATATATGGAATAGTGGGCGACCAGCTAAAAAGAAACTTTGATGTCAAAGAG gTCATTGCTAGAATTGTAGACGGAAGTAAATTTGATGAATTCAAAGCCTTGTATGGGGATACTTTAATTACAG GATTTGCAAGAATATTTGGTTATCCGGTAGGAATTATTGGAAACAATGGCGTTCTTTTCTCAGAGTCAgcaaaaaag ggTACACATTTTATCCAGTTGTGTTGCCAGAGAAATATTCCCATTGTGTTTTTGCAGAATATTACAG GTTTCATGGTTGGTAGAGAATATGAAGCTGGAGGGATAGCAAAAGATGGTGCCAAGATGGTAACTGCTGTAGCTTGTGCCAATGTACCTAAAATAACAGTGATTATTGGTGGTTCTTACGGAGCTGGAAACTATGGGATGTGTGGAAGAGCATATAG tccAAGATTTCTTTATGTGTGGCCAAATGCTCGCATATCGGTGATGGGAGGGGAACAAGCTGCAACCGTTCTAGCTACAATAGCTAAGGACCAAAAAGCAAGGGAGGGAAAACAG ATTATTACTTCTGCCCAAgaggagcagccagggatcCTCCCTGGTTTGGGTGTATGA
- the CARTPT gene encoding cocaine- and amphetamine-regulated transcript protein, whose protein sequence is MESCRALALCAVAAALLLGARGQGPTPPRRARDLGTPGGGGNDGGASREKELIEALQEVLEKLKSKRVPHYEKKFGQVPMCDAGEQCAVRKGARIGKLCDCPRRTSCNSFLLKCL, encoded by the exons ATGGAGAGCTGCCGGGCGCTGGCGCTCTGCGCCGTGGCGGCCGCGCTGCTGCTGGGCGCCCGCGGGCAGGGGCCGaccccgccgcgccgcgcccgcgACCTGGGGACCCCCGGCGGCGGCGGAAACGACGGCGGCGCCTCCAGAGAGAAGGAGCTG ATCGAGGCGCTGCAGGAGGTgctggagaagctgaagagcAAGAGAGTCCCGCACTACGAGAAGAAGTTCGGGCAGGTGCCCATG TGCGACGCCGGGGAGCAGTGCGCCGTGAGGAAGGGGGCCCGCATCGGGAAGCTCTGCGACTGTCCCCGGAGAACTTCGTGCAATTCCTTTCTCCTCAAGTGCCTGTAA